The Pieris rapae chromosome 11, ilPieRapa1.1, whole genome shotgun sequence nucleotide sequence TGTTACTTTGGTATTTAGTTCTTTTAGTTGTAGCTTAATTAAAACCTATGATAGAAACAAGttgttcaaaataataaaatactgtgATACAGTGAAGCAAGGCTATATAAGGAAACCCTATGTATGGTTTTCTAcagtaaagaataaaaaaaatacactttgtataaatagatttttattggttaaaatTAGTATTTGCTGCAATATTGGTTCAGGCGCttcttttttactttataatgcTGACTAAATATGCACAAATTTAATGTGAGACCACATTCACTTTATTTGGAACCAAATCCACAGTAAAAATCTTCAACAATACTATAGCATGGTAATGTttcaacataaataataagaataaaaggcccacattttatttatcatttattacctAACAGAACAGCTTATTAACCATTGAATATAACTAGTAAGTTTACTTCTTAGTGGGGGCTTGTTCATCAATCGAGTCCAATTTTGGATcttcaaatttaaaagaagGGAATGCTGTCATGTCCACACCAGATCCTCCACCAAATTGCTTTTCTAGCTTTTCCATTTCAGTCTTCAGCTCCTTTGCAACAGCAGGACTAGGATCTACTAGCTTACCGCCTCTAAAATAAAGCGACTTTGTCAttgaatgtattataattataatagatataccctataaataatcttttattatgaaatagatATAAAGGGTAAGCtgagtaatattaatatcatatctgtattaattattatggataaatatatctatttatccataaaaattacaattaaagaaaacatttaaaactaattcaatattaatgaatatattatactataaatatttttttgctgtGAATGCATGGACATATAAAACTTGAAAGGTGTTTGGATAGGATAGAGGCAATCCTACTGCAATCACTCTAAAGCTAAGCTAAATCAACACGCTCCActtcttttgtaaaataaaatctacccCATACCctactaaaacaaatttgaacaAGCGCATGAATTGGTGCTTATGAAATGTAATACCAATGGTCTGTTTTCAAGCATTgatgtaaaaattactttaaattaaagagaTAAATAGGTGGTGATTGCATGAACATTGCTTCatagtaattcaaattttaggCAACTTACGCGCTTTTCTGTTTGTATTCCctaattttgtctaaaaagaGCTGTTGAATGGGATCTGTAGCTTTTGAGGTTGCTGCCAAGTTCCTTGTGACCACGACGGAGACCCGGGCAACCCGGAGGGTACCGAGTAGTGAAGATGTAATCATctgaaagaaatatttctaaCCTTTAACCAACATTACATAACTATTTCATATTCAGCGGTTTTTATCGAGACATAGGTAACTAGACTGAACggtaatttttgtatactttaatttttccatcagtatataaacattttgctTAATTATCACACCTTTTCACTTTATATTACAGGAAAACTGCTTGAGATATAGAAAAACCTCAGAggaaactaataaaattttcgaGCTGCGCCACAgttatctaatataatatagatagtaAATAGAAGCTATAGCAGCCAGCTACTGAGCGCTAAATCagtgacaattgacataatttcGGAACGTTACGGAGTATAAGCTAGTAGCATTTGGGCGCACCCAAATGCTACAAACTTAAGCAGCAAATTAAGTTTGTAGCGTTTGAGGTAAGAATAAAGTAGAGGAGCCTCTTATCAAAAATCGAATTATCCTAATATTGGAACCCACGAACACggagtttaaaaataaattacaatttattacctTTATACTGAGattcgtatattttaaatcaggtAACAATCatatcatttacattttagaaACCCTTAGGATCGTTAAAcactataataatactaaaaagtctttattcattttaagtatattttcttttcaaagtgtaagatttggcaacccttttaagtaaaaaatacctgtgtcagggttctCAGCTCTAGTGACAAGCGTTAAAACTATAGTTGctataaaaaaggttaaaattcGAGGAGGAGGAAAAATCAGACGTTTTTGTGTAGTAATAGTCacttttataagtataatgaTTAACGAATTGTCCACCTTAACAACGTGGAttcgtataattaaaataataacattaagtcATGCCATATATTATCACAGTGCTTTTGTTGCAGTATATGCTAACTAATATCTAATCTAATCTGTGGTCTACGCTGACGAAACATTCGCTCATCTGTGTGTTTATCTGTGGTCAGAATTCTTATTTTCCcgcttaataaatttttctctcttttcttataatttctcgaaaatttatactaattaatatttagtccttatttatataaaatggatATTAACAACATTGCAAAACTGAAAAATcgtcaaaatattaatgaagaCAACAAACACGTGCAAGACAAACTTGCCAAGTTATCTTCAGATGCTATAAAACTaaaggtaatttataaaagttggACAAGAGAAGATAAATTGTACTTATacggaataataaaatatactattctCATAGGTAGCACAAGATGCAATCAATTGGGATCTTCGTCAGAAGTTGCAACAGGTTGAAGGTAATCATGAGCGTCTTCAGCAAAATATGGTGGATCTTCAAATGCAGTATGAGACCGTATCCGGTCAATACCAGGAAGAATTACGTAAAAGGCctgaaattttaaacaagtaaGATTTTatccaatttaataattttcgtttttttttttgaataaataaattacaaaaataaatctattacaaaaataatgtaagtaataGAGAGGATCAGCCCAGAATAACTTCTTGTAACGAATGCATATTATAGGGATCTATTAGAAACATAGACCTAAAATTGACTAAATTTAGTATAATGTTTCGAATTAAACACGAATTTCGCAACGGTTGAACCAGTcctagttttttaaatatgtatttactaactaGTAACTTGTAGAAGTAAGATCGCACCAGCGGTAGGGGTGTGAGAGCAAACCGCTAGATTTGTTTTGTGcctttagtatttaaaatatcactaTCAATCTTgtaattttcgtttattacTAAGGGGGCGTATCAATGCTATTTGGTCAGAATATAgtat carries:
- the LOC111003946 gene encoding ATP synthase-coupling factor 6, mitochondrial — protein: MITSSLLGTLRVARVSVVVTRNLAATSKATDPIQQLFLDKIREYKQKSAGGKLVDPSPAVAKELKTEMEKLEKQFGGGSGVDMTAFPSFKFEDPKLDSIDEQAPTKK